A window of the Cucurbita pepo subsp. pepo cultivar mu-cu-16 chromosome LG01, ASM280686v2, whole genome shotgun sequence genome harbors these coding sequences:
- the LOC111794895 gene encoding uncharacterized protein LOC111794895 isoform X1, which translates to MEEPDERDASGSVSKSTVTAGKHVMDDSGVSVRKERVQSELTEEAGRAEGGDGACNGGGEDIMVEVLGADVYFDGVCTDRTAANSDGGSTGEEPSVERDDVGVLDEPDVGVSGGMESEGVSGVGESIKETSQEVVEGDERAVDAMVLDNDARADDSSTVSGHVERETEAAHVDEENTGSKEATDLDTRVVRSQGSLVRYSPDDKVLNNGEPKKVDVHSPTENGVEEDPVHADGVSQLVKEEASISDGEGSLEKETGQKSVVEGELIVDTPVYLQGTGLVASDGSENSNSQGQDATEKAPDMFTKKELNPEVISQSDGSEKVLSNLERDGKSVKVPEVAAQVLDSENLNPGIAVPENVANSDQSTAVTEHMASTDSISSSQPNQDAEVVVAAENDGKFLAPSIEVSAENDQNLNMQIECRNMESDPQSNGQGGGIGVEVEENAVIDTNLADFENVEGMEVDQCFNVNQVGLHGEEEMEEDVTGIDNDDDEVVECAAENPVSSVQLHQARYHLPSENEGDFSVSDLVWGKVRSHPWWPGQIFDPSDSSDKAMKYYKNDFFLVAYFGDRTFAWNEVSHLKPFRTNFSEEEMQSHSEAFQNAVDCALEEVSRRSELGLACACTPREAYDMIKCQVIENAGIREESSRRYGVDKSSSATSFEPAKLIEYIRELAKFPSDGSDRLELVIAKAQLTAFYRLKGYYGLPQFQFGGLRQFQFCGGLADKELDSLGSEIQSSDFLHHAAHCQDDTQTSPRKENFEGRSSSCHKRKHNLKDGLYPKKKEKSLYELMGENFDDIDGENWSDARITSTLASPSSKRRKTVEHPIDDSGSPDGRKTISLAKVSATAPLKQSFKIGDCIRRVASQLTGTPPIVKSNSERFQKADGSFDGNAIYESDVFLQNFDDAQRGRVNFPAEYSSVDELLGQLQLVASDPMKEYSFLNVIFSFFTDFRDSLILKQQPGIEEAMCRISGKRKAQFTNTVASPHTFEFEDMSDTYWTDRVIQNGTEIQPPRKNRKRDYQLAVAEPEKVPHGSRRPYKKRHSAGNHAMTAEKYTSFVDQPSPAELVMNFSEVDSVPSEKTLNNMFRRFGPLRESETEVDREGGRARVVFKKSSDGEIAYSSAGRFSIFGPRLVNYQLSYTPSTLFKASTIPRLQDQEMHLDLSTTQFQEMQLDLSSFPDHEMQLDLSSIHDQDMQLDLSTIEYQEMESVLGSHHDQESKSNYTAHLGEMQAGFSTIQYERQSHLSSVHDQEPQTVFASNQETQSGLVTSQDQELHHNFTSTQLGDMQADHTSTSHHDELPVSASSHEQYMPPVFATIKEEKTQPAITTLQDDSQSILGTIQEQETRAIIDTAQLGRMQADRNPTHHEKPTVPATSLEQETQPVFSMVQEETPPVLSTSQEQEKLAIIGGTTHHEEVRPVPSTPQDQETQHAGYEEDVLGTNKQETQSVTPAAHEQEDTQPVVLMGEEVQGETQLAPVFTEGQKAQVLDTSVGHESEHDPGANERATQSVTVADGQDDTQPLVLTGEEVQEETQPILASAQELETEPDCTLVLELEHDKDAMQGQELQPDHVPTEEEHEAVSESPTSQVQDVQSNLAPELDQNLLRDNATNEVTEVQCNDDTNQEQDVQYGNNTNQEQEVQYDIPTNQEREKQYGNTTDQEQEKQYGNTTDQEQEKQWDTPTDLEQEKPCNNAADKEHEMQCDSATSPEKEIQCDNATNQEQEMECGNDADGEHAVQSCEAASNESDGQSDHEHELQADHDATNQGRETESNFATQEQDVKSDVAVKHPAQDQAMKSDLAAIPDSETHTIPAPTKDQEMQLGLSSLAKNTD; encoded by the coding sequence ATGGAAGAGCCGGACGAGAGAGATGCTTCTGGCAGTGTTTCGAAGTCAACTGTCACTGCTGGGAAGCATGTAATGGATGATTCCGGTGTTAGTGTTAGGAAGGAGCGGGTTCAGAGTGAGTTGACCGAGGAGGCGGGGAGAGCGGAGGGGGGTGATGGGGCTTGTAATGGTGGTGGTGAGGATATTATGGTGGAGGTTTTGGGTGCGGATGTTTATTTTGATGGTGTATGTACTGATAGGACAGCTGCGAATTCGGATGGCGGTTCAACTGGGGAGGAGCCCAGTGTGGAGAGGGATGATGTCGGTGTCCTTGACGAGCCTGATGTGGGGGTTTCTGGTGGCATGGAAAGTGAGGGAGTATCAGGGGTTGGGGAATCAATAAAAGAAACGTCTCAAGAAGTTGTGGAGGGTGATGAAAGAGCCGTTGATGCAATGGTCCTTGATAATGATGCTCGGGCGGATGATTCTTCAACAGTTTCTGGTCATGTGGAGAGAGAGACTGAAGCTGCTCATGTGGACGAGGAAAACACTGGAAGCAAGGAGGCTACGGACTTAGATACTCGGGTGGTACGTAGTCAAGGTAGTTTAGTCCGTTATAGTCCAGATGATAAAGTTTTGAACAACGGGGAACCTAAGAAAGTGGATGTTCATTCTCCCACAGAAAATGGGGTTGAAGAAGACCCAGTGCATGCAGATGGGGTAAGCCAACTTGTAAAAGAGGAAGCTTCAATAAGTGATGGGGAAGGAAGTCTGGAAAAAGAAACAGGCCAAAAAAGTGTGGTGGAAGGTGAGCTAATTGTTGATACACCAGTTTATCTGCAGGGTACAGGACTTGTAGCTTCAGATGGTagtgaaaattcaaattcacagGGCCAAGATGCTACTGAAAAAGCTCCTGACATGTTTaccaaaaaagaattgaatccCGAAGTTATTTCTCAGAGCGATGGTTCAGAGAAAGTCCTTTCTAATTTGGAGAGGGATGGGAAGTCGGTTAAAGTCCCCGAGGTAGCAGCACAGGTGCTTGATAGTGAGAATTTGAATCCAGGTATAGCTGTTCCTGAAAATGTGGCGAATTCAGACCAATCTACAGCTGTTACTGAACATATGGCGAGTACGGATTCAATATCATCAAGTCAACCAAACCAGGATGCTGAGGTAGTTGTTGCAGCAGAAAATGATGGTAAATTTTTGGCTCCGAGTATTGAAGTTTCTGCtgaaaatgatcaaaatttgaacatgCAGATAGAATGCAGGAATATGGAGTCGGATCCGCAATCCAATGGACAAGGAGGGGGCATTGGCGTAGAAGTTGAGGAAAATGCTGTTATTGATACTAATTTGGCTGATTTTGAGAATGTGGAAGGAATGGAAGTTGATCAGTGTTTCAATGTTAACCAGGTGGGTTTACATGGCgaggaagaaatggaagaagatgTGACAGGTATTGATAATGACGATGATGAAGTTGTTGAATGTGCAGCAGAGAATCCTGTAAGTTCTGTACAATTGCATCAAGCTCGTTATCACCTGCCATCAGAGAATGAAGGTgatttttctgtttctgaTTTAGTGTGGGGTAAAGTGAGGAGCCATCCTTGGTGGCCAGGTCAGATATTTGATCCATCTGATTCTTCTGATAAGGcaatgaaatattataaaaatgactTCTTTTTGGTTGCTTATTTTGGGGATCGAACATTTGCTTGGAACGAAGTGTCTCATTTAAAGCCATTTCGGACAAATTTCTCCGAAGAAGAGATGCAAAGCCATTCAGAGGCTTTCCAAAATGCTGTTGATTGTGCTCTAGAAGAAGTCTCTAGACGATCAGAATTGGGACTAGCGTGTGCTTGCACACCCAGAGAAGCATATGACATGATTAAATGTCAGGTTATTGAAAATGCTGGTATTCGAGAAGAATCATCTAGAAGATATGGTGTAGACAAATCTTCCAGTGCCACATCGTTTGAACCAgctaaattaattgaatatatCAGGGAGTTGGCTAAGTTTCCATCTGATGGCAGTGACCGTTTGGAACTAGTGATAGCTAAGGCACAGCTGACAGCGTTTTATCGTCTAAAGGGTTATTATGGCCTGCCTCAATTCCAATTTGGTGGCTTGCGACAGTTCCAGTTTTGTGGGGGGCTGGCAGACAAAGAGTTAGACAGTTTAGGCAGTGAAATACAATCAAGTGATTTTCTTCACCATGCAGCTCATTGTCAGGATGATACACAGACATCCCCACGTAAGGAGAATTTTGAAGGTCGGAGTAGTTCTTGTCATAAACGCAAACATAATTTGAAGGATGGTCTATATcctaagaaaaaagaaaagagtttgTATGAACTAATGGGTGAAAATTTTGACGATATAGATGGAGAAAATTGGTCTGATGCAAGGATAACTTCCACATTGGCGTCGCCTTCTTCAAAAAGACGGAAGACTGTAGAACATCCTATTGATGATTCTGGTTCTCCAGATGGAAGGAAAACTATATCCTTGGCAAAGGTTTCTGCAACCGCACCTCTTAAACAGTCCTTCAAAATTGGCGATTGTATTCGTAGGGTTGCAAGTCAGTTGACTGGTACGCCTCCAATTGTCAAGTCTAATAGTGAGAGGTTCCAAAAGGCAGATGGAAGTTTTGATGGGAATGCAATTTATGAATCTGATGTTTTCCTCCAGAACTTTGATGATGCCCAAAGAGGAAGGGTAAATTTTCCTGCAGAGTACTCCTCGGTGGATGAATTGCTAGGTCAACTTCAACTAGTAGCAAGCGATCCAATGAAGGAATACAGCTTCTTGAACgtaattttcagttttttcaCCGATTTTCGAGATTCATTGATTTTGAAGCAGCAGCCTGGGATTGAGGAGGCCATGTGCAGAATCAGTGGTAAGAGGAAAGCACAATTTACTAATACTGTTGCTTCACCACATACTTTTGAATTTGAGGATATGAGCGACACTTACTGGACGGACAGAGTAATCCAAAATGGGACTGAAATTCAGCCACCTCGTAAAAACAGAAAACGAGATTACCAACTGGCAGTTGCAGAGCCAGAAAAGGTTCCTCATGGGAGTCGCAGGCCGTACAAGAAGCGACATTCTGCTGGAAATCATGCTATGACAGCTGAAAAGTATACTAGCTTTGTAGATCAGCCATCGCCTGCAGAACTAGTAATGAACTTTTCTGAGGTGGATTCTGTGCCATCAGAAAAAACCCTGAATAATATGTTTAGGCGGTTTGGACCCTTGAGAGAATCTGAGACAGAAGTTGACAGGGAGGGTGGTCGTGCAAGGgtagttttcaaaaaatctTCTGATGGGGAAATTGCTTATAGCAGTGCTGGAAGGTTCAGCATCTTTGGACCAAGACTTGTAAATTATCAGCTTAGTTATACTCCTTCTACGCTGTTTAAAGCTTCTACAATTCCCAGACTTCAGGATCAGGAAATGCATCTTGATCTTAGCACGACTCAATTCCAGGAAATGCAACTTGATTTATCCTCCTTCCCCGACCATGAAATGCAGCTTGATTTATCTTCGATTCATGACCAGGACATGCAACTTGATCTTTCCACGATTGAATACCAGGAAATGGAATCTGTTCTTGGTTCACACCATGACCAGGAGAGTAAATCTAATTACACTGCTCATCTTGGGGAGATGCAGGCTGGTTTTTCAACAATCCAATATGAGCGGCAGTCTCATCTTTCCTCGGTGCATGATCAGGAACCGCAAACTGTTTTTGCTTCAAACCAGGAGACACAATCGGGTCTTGTTACTTCTCAAGACCAGGAATTGCATCATAATTTCACCTCAACCCAGCTTGGGGATATGCAAGCGGATCATACTTCAACTTCTCATCATGATGAGCTACCAGTTTCTGCCTCATCCCACGAGCAGTATATGCCACCAGTTTTTGCCACAATCAAGGAGGAGAAGACACAACCAGCTATTACTACACTCCAAGATGATTCACAGTCAATTCTTGGAACAATCCAGGAGCAGGAGACACGCGCTATTATTGACACTGCCCAACTGGGTAGGATGCAAGCCGATCGTAATCCAACTCATCACGAGAAGCCAACTGTTCCTGCCACAAGCCTGGAGCAGGAAACTCAGCCAGTTTTTTCCATGGTCCAGGAGGAGACTCCGCCAGTTCTTTCCACAAGCCAGGAGCAAGAGAAGTTAGCTATTATTGGTGGCACTACACATCACGAGGAGGTGCGACCTGTTCCTTCCACCCCCCAGGACCAAGAAACACAACATGCTGGGTATGAGGAAGATGTTCTTGGAACAAACAAGCAGGAAACTCAATCTGTTACCCCTGCAGCTCATGAACAAGAAGACACACAGCCTGTTGTTTTAATGGGGGAGGAGGTTCAAGGAGAAACTCAGCTGGCTCCTGTCTTTACAGAGGGGCAGAAAGCACAAGTTCTTGACACTTCGGTGGGACATGAGTCCGAGCATGATCCTGGTGCAAATGAGAGGGCCACTCAATCTGTTACTGTAGCTGATGGACAAGACGATACACAACCACTTGTTTTGACTGGTGAGGAGGTTCAGGAAGAAACCCAGCCTATTCTTGCCTCAGCCCAGGAACTGGAGACTGAGCCAGATTGTACCTTGGTCCTGGAGTTGGAACATGATAAGGATGCTATGCAAGGGCAGGAGCTGCAACCTGATCACGTGCCAACTGAGGAGGAGCATGAGGCTGTGTCAGAGTCTCCTACATCCCAAGTGCAGGATGTGCAGTCTAACCTTGCTCCAGAACTTGACCAGAATCTGCTTCGTGATAATGCTACGAATGAGGTGACTGAGGTGCAATGTAATGATGACACGAATCAAGAGCAGGATGTACAATATGGTAATAACACAAATCAGGAGCAGGAGGTGCAGTATGACATTCCTACAAATCAGGAGCGGGAGAAGCAATATGGTAATACCACAGATCAGGAGCAGGAGAAGCAATATGGTAATACCACAGATCAGGAGCAGGAGAAGCAGTGGGACACTCCAACAGATCTGGAGCAGGAGAAGCCATGCAACAATGCAGCAGATAAGGAGCATGAGATGCAATGTGACAGTGCCACAAGTCCAGAGAAGGAGATACAATGTGATAATGCCACAAACCAGGAGCAGGAGATGGAATGTGGTAATGATGCAGATGGGGAGCATGCAGTGCAATCTTGTGAGGCTGCATCCAATGAGTCTGATGGACAATCTGATCATGAGCACGAATTGCAAGCTGATCATGATGCCACTAACCAGGGGCGGGAGACAGAATCCAATTTTGCCACACAAGAGCAGGACGTAAAATCTGATGTTGCCGTAAAACATCCTGCCCAGGATCAGGCAATGAAATCTGATCTTGCCGCAATTCCAGACTCAGAGACACATACCATTCCTGCCCCCACGAAGGATCAGGAGATGCAACTTGGTCTTTCATCTTTGGCAAAGAACACAGATTAA
- the LOC111794895 gene encoding uncharacterized protein LOC111794895 isoform X2, whose amino-acid sequence MEEPDERDASGSVSKSTVTAGKHVMDDSGVSVRKERVQSELTEEAGRAEGGDGACNGGGEDIMVEVLGADVYFDGVCTDRTAANSDGGSTGEEPSVERDDVGVLDEPDVGVSGGMESEGVSGVGESIKETSQEVVEGDERAVDAMVLDNDARADDSSTVSGHVERETEAAHVDEENTGSKEATDLDTRVVRSQGSLVRYSPDDKVLNNGEPKKVDVHSPTENGVEEDPVHADGVSQLVKEEASISDGEGSLEKETGQKSVVEGELIVDTPVYLQGTGLVASDGSENSNSQGQDATEKAPDMFTKKELNPEVISQSDGSEKVLSNLERDGKSVKVPEVAAQVLDSENLNPGIAVPENVANSDQSTAVTEHMASTDSISSSQPNQDAEIECRNMESDPQSNGQGGGIGVEVEENAVIDTNLADFENVEGMEVDQCFNVNQVGLHGEEEMEEDVTGIDNDDDEVVECAAENPVSSVQLHQARYHLPSENEGDFSVSDLVWGKVRSHPWWPGQIFDPSDSSDKAMKYYKNDFFLVAYFGDRTFAWNEVSHLKPFRTNFSEEEMQSHSEAFQNAVDCALEEVSRRSELGLACACTPREAYDMIKCQVIENAGIREESSRRYGVDKSSSATSFEPAKLIEYIRELAKFPSDGSDRLELVIAKAQLTAFYRLKGYYGLPQFQFGGLRQFQFCGGLADKELDSLGSEIQSSDFLHHAAHCQDDTQTSPRKENFEGRSSSCHKRKHNLKDGLYPKKKEKSLYELMGENFDDIDGENWSDARITSTLASPSSKRRKTVEHPIDDSGSPDGRKTISLAKVSATAPLKQSFKIGDCIRRVASQLTGTPPIVKSNSERFQKADGSFDGNAIYESDVFLQNFDDAQRGRVNFPAEYSSVDELLGQLQLVASDPMKEYSFLNVIFSFFTDFRDSLILKQQPGIEEAMCRISGKRKAQFTNTVASPHTFEFEDMSDTYWTDRVIQNGTEIQPPRKNRKRDYQLAVAEPEKVPHGSRRPYKKRHSAGNHAMTAEKYTSFVDQPSPAELVMNFSEVDSVPSEKTLNNMFRRFGPLRESETEVDREGGRARVVFKKSSDGEIAYSSAGRFSIFGPRLVNYQLSYTPSTLFKASTIPRLQDQEMHLDLSTTQFQEMQLDLSSFPDHEMQLDLSSIHDQDMQLDLSTIEYQEMESVLGSHHDQESKSNYTAHLGEMQAGFSTIQYERQSHLSSVHDQEPQTVFASNQETQSGLVTSQDQELHHNFTSTQLGDMQADHTSTSHHDELPVSASSHEQYMPPVFATIKEEKTQPAITTLQDDSQSILGTIQEQETRAIIDTAQLGRMQADRNPTHHEKPTVPATSLEQETQPVFSMVQEETPPVLSTSQEQEKLAIIGGTTHHEEVRPVPSTPQDQETQHAGYEEDVLGTNKQETQSVTPAAHEQEDTQPVVLMGEEVQGETQLAPVFTEGQKAQVLDTSVGHESEHDPGANERATQSVTVADGQDDTQPLVLTGEEVQEETQPILASAQELETEPDCTLVLELEHDKDAMQGQELQPDHVPTEEEHEAVSESPTSQVQDVQSNLAPELDQNLLRDNATNEVTEVQCNDDTNQEQDVQYGNNTNQEQEVQYDIPTNQEREKQYGNTTDQEQEKQYGNTTDQEQEKQWDTPTDLEQEKPCNNAADKEHEMQCDSATSPEKEIQCDNATNQEQEMECGNDADGEHAVQSCEAASNESDGQSDHEHELQADHDATNQGRETESNFATQEQDVKSDVAVKHPAQDQAMKSDLAAIPDSETHTIPAPTKDQEMQLGLSSLAKNTD is encoded by the exons ATGGAAGAGCCGGACGAGAGAGATGCTTCTGGCAGTGTTTCGAAGTCAACTGTCACTGCTGGGAAGCATGTAATGGATGATTCCGGTGTTAGTGTTAGGAAGGAGCGGGTTCAGAGTGAGTTGACCGAGGAGGCGGGGAGAGCGGAGGGGGGTGATGGGGCTTGTAATGGTGGTGGTGAGGATATTATGGTGGAGGTTTTGGGTGCGGATGTTTATTTTGATGGTGTATGTACTGATAGGACAGCTGCGAATTCGGATGGCGGTTCAACTGGGGAGGAGCCCAGTGTGGAGAGGGATGATGTCGGTGTCCTTGACGAGCCTGATGTGGGGGTTTCTGGTGGCATGGAAAGTGAGGGAGTATCAGGGGTTGGGGAATCAATAAAAGAAACGTCTCAAGAAGTTGTGGAGGGTGATGAAAGAGCCGTTGATGCAATGGTCCTTGATAATGATGCTCGGGCGGATGATTCTTCAACAGTTTCTGGTCATGTGGAGAGAGAGACTGAAGCTGCTCATGTGGACGAGGAAAACACTGGAAGCAAGGAGGCTACGGACTTAGATACTCGGGTGGTACGTAGTCAAGGTAGTTTAGTCCGTTATAGTCCAGATGATAAAGTTTTGAACAACGGGGAACCTAAGAAAGTGGATGTTCATTCTCCCACAGAAAATGGGGTTGAAGAAGACCCAGTGCATGCAGATGGGGTAAGCCAACTTGTAAAAGAGGAAGCTTCAATAAGTGATGGGGAAGGAAGTCTGGAAAAAGAAACAGGCCAAAAAAGTGTGGTGGAAGGTGAGCTAATTGTTGATACACCAGTTTATCTGCAGGGTACAGGACTTGTAGCTTCAGATGGTagtgaaaattcaaattcacagGGCCAAGATGCTACTGAAAAAGCTCCTGACATGTTTaccaaaaaagaattgaatccCGAAGTTATTTCTCAGAGCGATGGTTCAGAGAAAGTCCTTTCTAATTTGGAGAGGGATGGGAAGTCGGTTAAAGTCCCCGAGGTAGCAGCACAGGTGCTTGATAGTGAGAATTTGAATCCAGGTATAGCTGTTCCTGAAAATGTGGCGAATTCAGACCAATCTACAGCTGTTACTGAACATATGGCGAGTACGGATTCAATATCATCAAGTCAACCAAACCAGGATGCTGAG ATAGAATGCAGGAATATGGAGTCGGATCCGCAATCCAATGGACAAGGAGGGGGCATTGGCGTAGAAGTTGAGGAAAATGCTGTTATTGATACTAATTTGGCTGATTTTGAGAATGTGGAAGGAATGGAAGTTGATCAGTGTTTCAATGTTAACCAGGTGGGTTTACATGGCgaggaagaaatggaagaagatgTGACAGGTATTGATAATGACGATGATGAAGTTGTTGAATGTGCAGCAGAGAATCCTGTAAGTTCTGTACAATTGCATCAAGCTCGTTATCACCTGCCATCAGAGAATGAAGGTgatttttctgtttctgaTTTAGTGTGGGGTAAAGTGAGGAGCCATCCTTGGTGGCCAGGTCAGATATTTGATCCATCTGATTCTTCTGATAAGGcaatgaaatattataaaaatgactTCTTTTTGGTTGCTTATTTTGGGGATCGAACATTTGCTTGGAACGAAGTGTCTCATTTAAAGCCATTTCGGACAAATTTCTCCGAAGAAGAGATGCAAAGCCATTCAGAGGCTTTCCAAAATGCTGTTGATTGTGCTCTAGAAGAAGTCTCTAGACGATCAGAATTGGGACTAGCGTGTGCTTGCACACCCAGAGAAGCATATGACATGATTAAATGTCAGGTTATTGAAAATGCTGGTATTCGAGAAGAATCATCTAGAAGATATGGTGTAGACAAATCTTCCAGTGCCACATCGTTTGAACCAgctaaattaattgaatatatCAGGGAGTTGGCTAAGTTTCCATCTGATGGCAGTGACCGTTTGGAACTAGTGATAGCTAAGGCACAGCTGACAGCGTTTTATCGTCTAAAGGGTTATTATGGCCTGCCTCAATTCCAATTTGGTGGCTTGCGACAGTTCCAGTTTTGTGGGGGGCTGGCAGACAAAGAGTTAGACAGTTTAGGCAGTGAAATACAATCAAGTGATTTTCTTCACCATGCAGCTCATTGTCAGGATGATACACAGACATCCCCACGTAAGGAGAATTTTGAAGGTCGGAGTAGTTCTTGTCATAAACGCAAACATAATTTGAAGGATGGTCTATATcctaagaaaaaagaaaagagtttgTATGAACTAATGGGTGAAAATTTTGACGATATAGATGGAGAAAATTGGTCTGATGCAAGGATAACTTCCACATTGGCGTCGCCTTCTTCAAAAAGACGGAAGACTGTAGAACATCCTATTGATGATTCTGGTTCTCCAGATGGAAGGAAAACTATATCCTTGGCAAAGGTTTCTGCAACCGCACCTCTTAAACAGTCCTTCAAAATTGGCGATTGTATTCGTAGGGTTGCAAGTCAGTTGACTGGTACGCCTCCAATTGTCAAGTCTAATAGTGAGAGGTTCCAAAAGGCAGATGGAAGTTTTGATGGGAATGCAATTTATGAATCTGATGTTTTCCTCCAGAACTTTGATGATGCCCAAAGAGGAAGGGTAAATTTTCCTGCAGAGTACTCCTCGGTGGATGAATTGCTAGGTCAACTTCAACTAGTAGCAAGCGATCCAATGAAGGAATACAGCTTCTTGAACgtaattttcagttttttcaCCGATTTTCGAGATTCATTGATTTTGAAGCAGCAGCCTGGGATTGAGGAGGCCATGTGCAGAATCAGTGGTAAGAGGAAAGCACAATTTACTAATACTGTTGCTTCACCACATACTTTTGAATTTGAGGATATGAGCGACACTTACTGGACGGACAGAGTAATCCAAAATGGGACTGAAATTCAGCCACCTCGTAAAAACAGAAAACGAGATTACCAACTGGCAGTTGCAGAGCCAGAAAAGGTTCCTCATGGGAGTCGCAGGCCGTACAAGAAGCGACATTCTGCTGGAAATCATGCTATGACAGCTGAAAAGTATACTAGCTTTGTAGATCAGCCATCGCCTGCAGAACTAGTAATGAACTTTTCTGAGGTGGATTCTGTGCCATCAGAAAAAACCCTGAATAATATGTTTAGGCGGTTTGGACCCTTGAGAGAATCTGAGACAGAAGTTGACAGGGAGGGTGGTCGTGCAAGGgtagttttcaaaaaatctTCTGATGGGGAAATTGCTTATAGCAGTGCTGGAAGGTTCAGCATCTTTGGACCAAGACTTGTAAATTATCAGCTTAGTTATACTCCTTCTACGCTGTTTAAAGCTTCTACAATTCCCAGACTTCAGGATCAGGAAATGCATCTTGATCTTAGCACGACTCAATTCCAGGAAATGCAACTTGATTTATCCTCCTTCCCCGACCATGAAATGCAGCTTGATTTATCTTCGATTCATGACCAGGACATGCAACTTGATCTTTCCACGATTGAATACCAGGAAATGGAATCTGTTCTTGGTTCACACCATGACCAGGAGAGTAAATCTAATTACACTGCTCATCTTGGGGAGATGCAGGCTGGTTTTTCAACAATCCAATATGAGCGGCAGTCTCATCTTTCCTCGGTGCATGATCAGGAACCGCAAACTGTTTTTGCTTCAAACCAGGAGACACAATCGGGTCTTGTTACTTCTCAAGACCAGGAATTGCATCATAATTTCACCTCAACCCAGCTTGGGGATATGCAAGCGGATCATACTTCAACTTCTCATCATGATGAGCTACCAGTTTCTGCCTCATCCCACGAGCAGTATATGCCACCAGTTTTTGCCACAATCAAGGAGGAGAAGACACAACCAGCTATTACTACACTCCAAGATGATTCACAGTCAATTCTTGGAACAATCCAGGAGCAGGAGACACGCGCTATTATTGACACTGCCCAACTGGGTAGGATGCAAGCCGATCGTAATCCAACTCATCACGAGAAGCCAACTGTTCCTGCCACAAGCCTGGAGCAGGAAACTCAGCCAGTTTTTTCCATGGTCCAGGAGGAGACTCCGCCAGTTCTTTCCACAAGCCAGGAGCAAGAGAAGTTAGCTATTATTGGTGGCACTACACATCACGAGGAGGTGCGACCTGTTCCTTCCACCCCCCAGGACCAAGAAACACAACATGCTGGGTATGAGGAAGATGTTCTTGGAACAAACAAGCAGGAAACTCAATCTGTTACCCCTGCAGCTCATGAACAAGAAGACACACAGCCTGTTGTTTTAATGGGGGAGGAGGTTCAAGGAGAAACTCAGCTGGCTCCTGTCTTTACAGAGGGGCAGAAAGCACAAGTTCTTGACACTTCGGTGGGACATGAGTCCGAGCATGATCCTGGTGCAAATGAGAGGGCCACTCAATCTGTTACTGTAGCTGATGGACAAGACGATACACAACCACTTGTTTTGACTGGTGAGGAGGTTCAGGAAGAAACCCAGCCTATTCTTGCCTCAGCCCAGGAACTGGAGACTGAGCCAGATTGTACCTTGGTCCTGGAGTTGGAACATGATAAGGATGCTATGCAAGGGCAGGAGCTGCAACCTGATCACGTGCCAACTGAGGAGGAGCATGAGGCTGTGTCAGAGTCTCCTACATCCCAAGTGCAGGATGTGCAGTCTAACCTTGCTCCAGAACTTGACCAGAATCTGCTTCGTGATAATGCTACGAATGAGGTGACTGAGGTGCAATGTAATGATGACACGAATCAAGAGCAGGATGTACAATATGGTAATAACACAAATCAGGAGCAGGAGGTGCAGTATGACATTCCTACAAATCAGGAGCGGGAGAAGCAATATGGTAATACCACAGATCAGGAGCAGGAGAAGCAATATGGTAATACCACAGATCAGGAGCAGGAGAAGCAGTGGGACACTCCAACAGATCTGGAGCAGGAGAAGCCATGCAACAATGCAGCAGATAAGGAGCATGAGATGCAATGTGACAGTGCCACAAGTCCAGAGAAGGAGATACAATGTGATAATGCCACAAACCAGGAGCAGGAGATGGAATGTGGTAATGATGCAGATGGGGAGCATGCAGTGCAATCTTGTGAGGCTGCATCCAATGAGTCTGATGGACAATCTGATCATGAGCACGAATTGCAAGCTGATCATGATGCCACTAACCAGGGGCGGGAGACAGAATCCAATTTTGCCACACAAGAGCAGGACGTAAAATCTGATGTTGCCGTAAAACATCCTGCCCAGGATCAGGCAATGAAATCTGATCTTGCCGCAATTCCAGACTCAGAGACACATACCATTCCTGCCCCCACGAAGGATCAGGAGATGCAACTTGGTCTTTCATCTTTGGCAAAGAACACAGATTAA